CACAGGTGATTGGAGATGAGTTTTGTTCCtgctttgttgcagtttgctgatttttgtaaaataacttatgtttttgcttttcagataaaaggGTAGTTTCAGTTAAACATGACTCAATTATTGGTAataaataactgataataaataatattgatgataataaatcatcaaaacAATATTGGGCTTGGTTTTGAAGCTGCTGTTCCTTATTTGTCTCGCGAGATTTGACAACAGTGACAGAGCGCACAGCGTACTTCCGGGAAGAAATGGCATCTTTGGACAGGGTGAAAGTGTTGGTTTTGGGAGATTCTGGTAAGATATTTTACCTTAATAATCTGTCGACCTTGTTTTTTCTGTAACCTCCTCAAAGATATCgtgaatgtacatttaaaatgtaagcgTGTCGTCTAATATTGGACTCAAGCTAGAAGTATTAGCCTGCCACATTTGCTTGGATTTCTACAATATTACTATTATGTTCGATATTATTTGAGAATGGAACCACACTTTCGATTAtgtactttttcttttaaaaataaatagtttgtgaGCCTCGGTATTCCTGTTCTgatcagtgttattttgtgtCTGTTTACAGGAGTAGGGAAGTCCTCTCTTGTACATTTACTTTGCCAGAATCAAGTTTTGGGGAACCCGTCATGGACTGTGGGCTGCTCAGTGGACGTCAGGGTACAGTGACAATGCGcagtgattattattaatttactgtgTCATTATCATATAAACCTATATGAAATATAGGAAACTTGATTCTTTGCACAGGTCCATGATTACAGAGAAGGCACTCCAGAAGAGAAGACATGCTACATTGAACTGTGGGACGTTGGGGGATCTGTTGGCAGTGCCAGCAGTGTTAAAAGCACCAGAGCTGTGTTTTACAATTCTGTTAATGGTTAAGTATCAGACACACCATTAAAAGTTGTTCTTACATGTGTACATTCTAAAAAGCATTCTGGAATATTTGTAATGACTCTTCTTTAATGCTAAATCACGTTTTTCGCTTCTAGGTATTATTTTAGTTCATGATTTGACCAACAAGAAATCCTCCCAGAATCTGTACCCCTGGTCACTGGAGGCACTGAGCAAAGACTCCTCTCCAACTGGCATCATTGTATCAAATGGGTGAGTCAAGGTTAACTTCTGGATGTATGAATGATTATATATCAATGTACAGAGAGAGAATACCAtactttattttgtatataagttcccagatattttaaaaggaaataaTTCTGATGTTTTGCACTTGCAGGGATTATGACAGAGAGCAGTTTGCAGAGAACTCAGTTCCCCTCCTGCTTATCGGCACCAAATTTGATCAGATCCCAGAAAACAAGAGGAATGATGTGCTGACCCGCACTGCCTTTCTATCTGAAGACTTTAATGCAGAGGAGATCAATTTGGTGTGTGCTTTTTAGTGCTGTTATAATGTCTTAACCCAAACTCgtataatattaagaaaaaaaaagttaaaacaacaaaaaagttgttGTATTAATCTCCTTTGGAGATTTTGCACTTATGAATTCTGATCTTATTCCTGCTTTTCTTCTCAGGACTGTACAAATCCACGGTATCTTGCTGCTGGATCATCAAATGCTGTTAAGCTAAGCCGATTCTTTGACAAGGTAGAGACTTCAATGAAACTATAATGTCTATTTCCACTCTGATCCTAATGATTTTATTCTTTGGTGTGAGTAAATGTCTGATATACTGTGTCTCTGTGCAGTGTATAAGCATgtgtgtataaattattattttgtctctttAGGTAATAGAGAAGAGATACTTCACAAGAGATCCTAGCCAGGTGAGAGCGTGTACTTTCTCTGTTTGCATGTGACTGCATTTGTGTACAcgttttgtaataattttagagAATTACTTCTAAGATTCTAAATCAAACTGTAGATGTAATTCATCTATAATTGTAATGTAGAGGAATGCATTATTAGTTTGTTATTTAATAACCTAATTTTTCCCTCCCTAGATGCAGAGTTTCACCGACAGGAGGCGCTTTAATTTCAAAAGTCTGCACTATGATTGAGTGTACAAATATACTTTGGATTGGTGGGTTTAGTCATGTTTGTAACCTGGAAaggcatattaaaattattttgtcataGTGTTCCTTTGCAAAGGCCAATCAGTTTTAGGGCTGTTTTTGAATGACTTTTAACATTAACCTCCAGCTTGCCATGACTGAATGATTTATGTGAATTGATCATCTTCTCTATTCTGAGATATTTGTATTTTCATATGTGATGGTAAAAAATACGGACTCAA
This genomic stretch from Cyprinus carpio isolate SPL01 chromosome B9, ASM1834038v1, whole genome shotgun sequence harbors:
- the LOC109078460 gene encoding rab-like protein 3 — protein: MASLDRVKVLVLGDSGVGKSSLVHLLCQNQVLGNPSWTVGCSVDVRVHDYREGTPEEKTCYIELWDVGGSVGSASSVKSTRAVFYNSVNGIILVHDLTNKKSSQNLYPWSLEALSKDSSPTGIIVSNGDYDREQFAENSVPLLLIGTKFDQIPENKRNDVLTRTAFLSEDFNAEEINLDCTNPRYLAAGSSNAVKLSRFFDKVIEKRYFTRDPSQMQSFTDRRRFNFKSLHYD